Within Candidatus Limnocylindrales bacterium, the genomic segment TGGCGTAGAGGTTAAGCTGGATCAGATTTATACAGAGGGAATCTCCGGGATAACTCCGATGGATATCGACTATGCCGCAAACTTTGGTTACAAGATCAAGTTACTGGCCATTGCCAAAAGGGTTCAGGATGCCCTGGAAGTTCGGGTTCACCCGACGATGCTTTCCTACGATAATCCTCTGGCCAAAGTAGAGGGTGCTTTCAACGCCATCTATGTAAAAGGCGATGCCGTGGGGCCTTCCTTGCTTTACGGAAAGGGGGCCGGTATGATGCCAACCGCCAGTGCCGTAGTAGGAGATATTATCGAAATCGGTCGAAATATTCTAAAAGGTATTCATAATCGGGTTCCACTTTGGATGGATCGGGAATCGGGTACGGGAGATTGTAAATTCATGAAATATCCAATCCGACAACCCGACGAGTTTTCGTCCCGCTATTACCTTCGATTCACTGTGGTAGACCGCCCGGGGGTTCTCTCCAAGATTTCAGGGGTTTTAGGAAACTACGGAATCAGTATTGCATCGGTCCTTCAAAAAGAGCGCCACCCAGTAGACAGTGTCCCGGTGGTTATACTGACCCATACGGCTTTTGAGCGAGATGTAAAAAAAGCTTTATCGGAGATTGATAATCTCCCGGTTGTTAGGGGGAAAACCGTTTTAATTCGTGTTGAACAAGAGGATGAGACGGGGACTGGAAATTAGAGGTTGATAAGAAGTTTCCGGTCTCCATCAGGGATATGGCCTGGAAAGGTATCATCCATAAATACCGAGAGTTTTTACCGATTACCGATAAAACCCCTATTATAACCCTTCTGGAAGGGAATACTCCCTTGATCCGGGCGGAGAATCTCAAGGACGTTTTCGGTCAAGACATAGAAGTTTATCTGAAGTATGAGGGGCTTAATCCTACCGGATCCTTTAAAGATCGAGGTATGACCGTAGCGATCAGTAAAGCAAGAGAAGAAGGGGCCCGAGCGGTGATCTGTGCTTCGACCGGTAATACCTCTGCTTCGGCTGCGGCCTATGCTGCACGGGCCGGGATCCCGGCCTATGTACTCATTCCCAAGGGAGCCATCGCTCTGGGCAAACTTTCCCAGGCCATGATGCATGGGGCTAAGGTTCTGGCCGTAGACGGAAACTTTGATCAGGCCCTGAGTATGGTCCGGTATATTGCCGAAAATTATCCGGTCAACCTGGTGAATTCCATTAACCCCCTGCGACTTGAAGGACAGAAAACCGGTGCCTTTGAGATCTGTGAACAGCTGGGTGGAAGGGCTCCGGATTATCAGGCTATACCGGTAGGCAATGCCGGGAATATTACCGCCTACTGGCAAGGGTACAAGGAGTACAAGGCCCAGAACCTGATTTCGGAAACTCCCCGTATGATTGGATTTCAAGCCGAAGGGGCGGCTCCTATCGTGAGAGGCCATGTAATCGAGGATCCCCATACCATTGCAACTGCTATAAAAATAGGGAATCCCGCAAGCTGGAAAAAAGCCGAGAATGCCGTTCGAGAATCTCAGGGGACTATCGATATGGTCAGCGACGAGGAAATACTCCAGGCCTATAAACTCCTGGCCCAGAGGGAGGGGATTTTTGTAGAACCTGCCTCCGCCGCATCGGTCGCCGGAGTTATTAAATTTAGCAAACAAGGAAAGTTCAAAAAAGGTGATGTTATTGTCTGTATTTTAACCGGACACGGCCTCAAGGACCCGGATAGGGCCATCCAAATGGCACCCGAACCTATTACCGTCCCACCCGATGAAAAGGAAGTGGCTAAATGCCTGGGATTTTGAAAAATCAGGAATGGATTCGGTTATTCAATTCTATCATACCCATCCCATCAATGAAGACCAGATCCTCCAAACCCTGCAGGAAAAAGGGATTAACCTGGATAACTTAACCGAAGAGACGCTGAAGGACTATGATCAGGACCATTATGGTGGCGTGGAAGCCGTAGATATTCTGGCTCAGAAGGCCGGTATCCACTCATCCAGCTATGTTCTGGATGTTTGCAGCGGTATGGGTGGTCCTGCACGGTATCTGGCTCATCGATATGGATGTCGCGTGGTCGGTTTAGACCTTACCGAAAGTCGTTACCAGGGAGCTATTCGATTAACAAAACTCGTTAAATTAGATCATCTGGTTGAATTTAGATTAGGAAACGCCCTGGAAATGCCGTTTCCAGAGGATACTTTCCATGTAGTCATCGGTCAGGAAGCCTGGTTCCATGTTCCCAATAAGCCCAAATTAATCCAAGAATGCGCACGGGTTTTAAAGAAAGGGGGTACGATTGCCTTTACAGACATTTTACAGGTAAGTTCCCGGTATGAATCTGAGTTGGAAAAACTTCAACAGCAAATGCCCTTTCCCTACCTGGAAACCCTGGAAGGATACGCACAACTCCTGGAAAAAAATAAATTCTTGATCCTGGAAAAGGAAAACCTCAGCCAGCTCTGGACGAACCTCCTGCAAAATCGGCTGGAAATGTATCGGAACCTGAAAGATAAAACCATCCAAAAGTTCGGAGAGGAACATTACCGAAAATGGGATGAAACTTATAACCTCTTTGTATCTTTATTTAAAGAAGGAAAACTGGGAGGAGGAAGATTTATCGCGAAGAAGATTTAAGAAAGAAAATACAGGCCGGTACCTTAATCCCTGGGTCCAGGAATCAAATAACTTGTCAGAAAGTTCCCAACCTCCTACCTTATAAGTATGGCAGATATAAAAAAGCGACTACCCGGGAATGTACCCGGTGAATTTTTTGTAGACTCTACCTGTATTGATTGCGATACCTGCCGACAGTTAGCTCCTGAAACCTTTGAGGATTCGGGAGATTACTCGGTGGTTTATGCGCAGCCGGAGACAGAAGCAGCAAGACGAAAGGCTATCCGGGCCTTACTCGCCTGTCCGACAGGCTCCATTGGAACTCTCCACGAAATCCATACCCGAGAAGTCAGAGAGGATTTTCCCCTTCCCCTGGAAGACGGAGTTTATTATACCGGATTTAACTCTCCGAAATCCTATGGAGGGAACAGTTATTTTGTCCAGCATTCTCAAGGAAACTGGCTGATAGACTCTCCCAAGTATCTTCCCCATTTGATCAAGAAATTCGAAGCGTTGGGTGGAATCAAGTATATTTTTTTGACCCACCGGGATGATGTCGCCGAAGCAGACCGATATGCTAAAAAATTCAATAGCCGTCGGATTATCCACCGGGCGGATTTATCTGCACAGCCGGATGCCGAGATCATCATCGAAGGCTATGAAGCGATAGAATTTTCTCCAGAGTTTTGGATCATTCCAACCCCAGGTCATACCCGGGGTCATTCTGTGATGTTGTATAAGAATCGGTTTTTATTCACCGGGGACCATCTCTGGTGGAGTCGAAACTCCCAACGGTTACATGCTTCTAAAGGAGTCTGCTGGTATTCCTGGACCGAACAGACCAAGTCCATGGCAAAATTACAAAATTTTACTTTTGAGTGGGTACTGCCGGGTCACGGTCAGCAAATCAAGCTGGCTAAGGATGTGATGAAGCAAGAGTTGGAAGCCCTGGTGAAACGGATGCAGGTTTTCTAGAATAAGGAAAGATAAAAAAGAAGGGGAGGTGGATACCTCCCTTTTTCACCAGTATTCTTCAAAGTGAATGTTCCCCTTCACCTTTTTATAATCGGCCTGGAATCCTCGCTTCTCAAGGACTTCGATAACGCCTCGAGGCTCCGGATAGATTTTTTTCCCATTTTCATATTTAGGAATTCCGATCATAGCCGGATTCCCACAAAGAAAAACGTGGGTTCTTTGAGGATCCAGAGGTTTACCGAGATGTTCTTCCAATTCACCGGAATCTATAAAATCTTGAATATAAACTTTCTTGCCTTTGTTTTTGGGTTCCCGGGTCGTTAAAGTAATATAGTGATAATTTTTGTATTTTTGAGCCAATTTCTCATGAATGGCTTTGTAGGCGTGATCCCTTTCATAACGATTACAGACGATAGAAGTGATGGTGCCCTTATGCCCTCTTCTCAGGAGCTCCCAAATCATGGGGTTATGGGGAGCCTCTCCGGTGCCGGTAGCTCCAAAAATCACATCATCTTCCTCCTTTATGGGATCTAATACGTAGTTTCCCGTTACCTTATCGCCTATAAAGAGGCGATCTCCCGGCTTTAAGAGAAAAAGGCGAGGGGTCAAAGCAGGGGCTTCCTCGCTGCCCGGTCTCTCTTTGACAAGAACCACATAGAATTCATTGAAGTTAACCTTTTCGGGCTCTATCAAATTTTCACCGGATTCATCCACGACAGGATGTGAAAAGGAGAGGGCACGCCGGATCAGCTTCGACTCCATTCCCGGTTTTAAGATTTCTTTTTGAGTTCCCTCTCGTCTCGGTTCCCAGTAACCCAGTCCCAAGGTGGTATACTGCCCTGGTTTAAAATGTAAAACACCTTTATCCGGCCTGATCCGAATGACCCAAAGCTCTGGATGTTCTTCTCGAATATGCACGATAGTCCCATTGTAGTACTGTGCTCGTAAGGCATCCAGGTCAAGTTTTGCCATGGTACTCTCCTCTTGGTTCGAAAGTTCCTTCAGAAACCCATTTTCGTTGATCGAATCGAATAGAAAGTAGACGAGATCGGAGAAAATGGGTTTCTTACTCTGTGGGCTTTAATTAACTTTCCGCAATCGGTTCAACTGCTCTTGGATCTTTTGTTCATAACCATTCTCTGAGGGATGATAATATCTACGGTCTTTAAGCTCTTCTGGTAAGTATTGTTGTTCCACGTAGTTTCCCTGGAAATCGTGGGCATAGAGATAGTCTTTCCCATAACCCAAATCCTTCATCAAAGGAGTTGGTGCATTACGAAGATGAAGTGGGACCGGGAGGGCCCCTGTTCGTTTTACATCGGCCTGGGCTTCTTTAAGAGCCCTATAGGAGGCATTACTTTTCGGTGCCGTAGCCAGGTAAGTAGCTGCCTGGGCTAAATTAAGCTGAGCCTCCGGAAGGCCTACAAACTGAACGGCCTCCATAGCGGCCACGGCTATCAACAAAGCTTGAGGGTCCGCGTTACCGATATCTTCTGAGGCCAGAATAACCATACGGCGGGCAATAAAAAGGGGATCTTCTCCCGCTGCCAGCATACGAGCCAGGTAATAGATGGCCGCATCCGGGTCACTCCCCCGAAGGCTTTTAATAAAAGCCGAAATAACATTGTAGTGCTCTTCACCACTCTTATCATAAACCAGGGCTTTATGTCCTAAAACCTCTTCTAGCCTATTCAAAGTCAGGACCCGAATACCTTCAGGATTTGGTTCGGTATTTAAAACGGCCGCTTCTAAATTATTTAAGGCAATTCGAGCATCCCCGTTAGCCATATGGGCTATCCAGTTTAAAGCCGATTCTTCTAATTGAACCGGGTATTTCCCCAATCCCCGGTGTGGGTCTCTAAGCGCCCGTTCCAGAATAGTGCGAATATTTTCCTCTGAGAGAGGGTTCAGAATATATATCTGACATCTAGATAGCAGGGCTTTAATTACTTCAAAGGATGGATTCTCCGTGGTCGCTCCGATTAATATGAAAGA encodes:
- the thrC gene encoding threonine synthase, with amino-acid sequence MAWKGIIHKYREFLPITDKTPIITLLEGNTPLIRAENLKDVFGQDIEVYLKYEGLNPTGSFKDRGMTVAISKAREEGARAVICASTGNTSASAAAYAARAGIPAYVLIPKGAIALGKLSQAMMHGAKVLAVDGNFDQALSMVRYIAENYPVNLVNSINPLRLEGQKTGAFEICEQLGGRAPDYQAIPVGNAGNITAYWQGYKEYKAQNLISETPRMIGFQAEGAAPIVRGHVIEDPHTIATAIKIGNPASWKKAENAVRESQGTIDMVSDEEILQAYKLLAQREGIFVEPASAASVAGVIKFSKQGKFKKGDVIVCILTGHGLKDPDRAIQMAPEPITVPPDEKEVAKCLGF
- a CDS encoding ferredoxin--NADP reductase, with amino-acid sequence MAKLDLDALRAQYYNGTIVHIREEHPELWVIRIRPDKGVLHFKPGQYTTLGLGYWEPRREGTQKEILKPGMESKLIRRALSFSHPVVDESGENLIEPEKVNFNEFYVVLVKERPGSEEAPALTPRLFLLKPGDRLFIGDKVTGNYVLDPIKEEDDVIFGATGTGEAPHNPMIWELLRRGHKGTITSIVCNRYERDHAYKAIHEKLAQKYKNYHYITLTTREPKNKGKKVYIQDFIDSGELEEHLGKPLDPQRTHVFLCGNPAMIGIPKYENGKKIYPEPRGVIEVLEKRGFQADYKKVKGNIHFEEYW
- a CDS encoding replication-associated recombination protein A; protein product: MDLFHQEYEKNLKSLAPLADRVRPRSFEEFVGQEHLIAPGKPLRQAIESDHLHSMIFWGPPGSGKTTLARIIAGKTRAHFVFFRAVTSGIPELRQVIQEAQDQLKFHKKRTILFVDEIHRLNKTQQDAFLPHVEEGSFILIGATTENPSFEVIKALLSRCQIYILNPLSEENIRTILERALRDPHRGLGKYPVQLEESALNWIAHMANGDARIALNNLEAAVLNTEPNPEGIRVLTLNRLEEVLGHKALVYDKSGEEHYNVISAFIKSLRGSDPDAAIYYLARMLAAGEDPLFIARRMVILASEDIGNADPQALLIAVAAMEAVQFVGLPEAQLNLAQAATYLATAPKSNASYRALKEAQADVKRTGALPVPLHLRNAPTPLMKDLGYGKDYLYAHDFQGNYVEQQYLPEELKDRRYYHPSENGYEQKIQEQLNRLRKVN
- a CDS encoding methyltransferase domain-containing protein; protein product: MDSVIQFYHTHPINEDQILQTLQEKGINLDNLTEETLKDYDQDHYGGVEAVDILAQKAGIHSSSYVLDVCSGMGGPARYLAHRYGCRVVGLDLTESRYQGAIRLTKLVKLDHLVEFRLGNALEMPFPEDTFHVVIGQEAWFHVPNKPKLIQECARVLKKGGTIAFTDILQVSSRYESELEKLQQQMPFPYLETLEGYAQLLEKNKFLILEKENLSQLWTNLLQNRLEMYRNLKDKTIQKFGEEHYRKWDETYNLFVSLFKEGKLGGGRFIAKKI
- a CDS encoding MBL fold metallo-hydrolase, yielding MADIKKRLPGNVPGEFFVDSTCIDCDTCRQLAPETFEDSGDYSVVYAQPETEAARRKAIRALLACPTGSIGTLHEIHTREVREDFPLPLEDGVYYTGFNSPKSYGGNSYFVQHSQGNWLIDSPKYLPHLIKKFEALGGIKYIFLTHRDDVAEADRYAKKFNSRRIIHRADLSAQPDAEIIIEGYEAIEFSPEFWIIPTPGHTRGHSVMLYKNRFLFTGDHLWWSRNSQRLHASKGVCWYSWTEQTKSMAKLQNFTFEWVLPGHGQQIKLAKDVMKQELEALVKRMQVF
- a CDS encoding homoserine dehydrogenase, translating into MREIKVGLIGLGTVGAGVVKVLQENSDLIACRLGARIKLGKIAVRDLSAPRRVKVDPSLLTQNVRDILEDPEIQIVIELIGGYEPAKSFILSAVKAGKHIVTANKALLAESGGEIFRMAEEMGVDIGFEASVGGGIPIIRSLREGFSANHIEEIFGIINGTANYILTEMTEKKEDFQVVLRKAQEMGLAEADPTLDIEGIDAASKIAILTYLAFGVEVKLDQIYTEGISGITPMDIDYAANFGYKIKLLAIAKRVQDALEVRVHPTMLSYDNPLAKVEGAFNAIYVKGDAVGPSLLYGKGAGMMPTASAVVGDIIEIGRNILKGIHNRVPLWMDRESGTGDCKFMKYPIRQPDEFSSRYYLRFTVVDRPGVLSKISGVLGNYGISIASVLQKERHPVDSVPVVILTHTAFERDVKKALSEIDNLPVVRGKTVLIRVEQEDETGTGN